A window of Ooceraea biroi isolate clonal line C1 chromosome 9, Obir_v5.4, whole genome shotgun sequence genomic DNA:
CATTTAAATCCGCCCGATCCATTTAATGCCGGCAGTAAGGAGCTCGTTAGCGGCGCGTTTTCGTCGCCGctatatttttcatgatgAAATATAGATCGGAGGCGATAACGCGGCAATGCCAATTGCCGTCGTAATTAACGTTATTACCGCGGGATTGGGGCATTAAGATTTTCTGAAATGGAGCCGTCACTGGATATAGCTATCTCGACGctaccgtcgtcgtcgtcgtcggtagCGTTACTGAAGTATAACAGTCATATATCATTCTGTTCTCCATGAACCTAATTTCCGCTCGTGTCACGCGTAATTTCGTCTACTTTTTCAAGAACACCCCGATCTCTAATTAGGGGTAAACGATCAATCACTCGGCCGCGGAGTAAATCAAAGGCGGAGCCTCTTAATGAGACGCGTATCATAGACCCGGAACTTATTTCCCGGCGCTTAAGCGTTGCCGTTAAATCAGGCTCTCAGGCATTACCGTTACCTCCATTCTCGCGCGATTCTGTTTCACTAATAAGAGACGACGTGACAGTCCTGCGTCACGTAAATCCTGCCCCAGCTACTTTCTCTCGTACTAATAATTTGGACAGCACAGTTGCTCTCGCAAGCGAGAGACGCATGATCGTCCTCGCCGATGGTCAGACGATTTTAGCATTTAATTGACGTGCCGCCGCGTTGCGATGCCACAATGGAACGATCGTTGCTCATCGTTGGACGGTGTTCACGGGGAATCTCGATTTGCTGCTCATTACGCGGGTCGATATCAAAGTCGCTAATGCGAGCCTGCCATTATCGGGCACTGAAGCAGATCAGAGCGGCTGGGGTAAATGTCGTCCGCGTCGCGACTAAACGCAGCATCAAGGAGCATTCCAGCCATGCGTCACGGGGTTAAGGAAAGGGCGTGCTGTCCGCATTGATTTACGCGGAGGAGGATGGtaagcgagagaacgagaggagaGCCGCGAGGCTGCGGGAGAGGGTGGGCTGCCGGATGAGGGGGATGAGAGGGTGAATACGCGCAGGGGATGCCGAGGAAGTTccgggggggagggagggccAGGGACCCGGTCCGCGTAGTCGTAGAATCCGAAACCACGTGATCGAAATAGTCGATTCCATCCACCGCCTTTCGACCCTCCGGAGAGGTGCCTTTCCTCCCGCGCGCGATCCGACTCCCACTCCCCTGTTCTCCAATCAACCCTCCGCCCGCTCTTCTCGCCCggctctcttcctctcactcaccctctctctctttctctctgtccctcttcAACGCTATTCGTCGCCACCGCCACCCACGCCCGGTCGCGTGGATACGTGGTCGAACCGCCGCGAGGACACCGTATAATTATCGGATGGCAGGTAACTCGAACGCTCTCGCCCGGTTTTAATTGGCCAATTATCGTGGCGCGAATAGATGCTGCCGCCGGTCCAGATAGGCGTGAAACTTTTGGGGTGGCCTGCTCACCGAGCGACACAACGCGACTTTCTGTGACGAATATCTCTTGGCAGGAGGGTgccgacgcgcgcgcggtcgctcGGCGGGGCACGTGCGGGGGTCGGCGAGGGGGACCACGGAAACGTGGACGTGCGAGAGGAGAGCGACGAGGGTGCGCGGGTATATCGAGAAGGGAAGATCGACGGGGTGCTCGGTGTGTTGCGCGAACGGCGTGCACACCGTATACCCACACCACCGTCGTACCCCCTATACGTGCGCCTATCCATGTGCAGCGGACGGGTAGAATCGGGATCAGAATCGGGAACACGAACGGGCGCAAATTGGTCACGGCTGGTCTGTCCGATCGCCCCCGTGCGCCCCACCTTCTCAACGGCACCCCCCTCGTCCCACGCCGCACACCCCCTCGCCCGCGTTCGATCGCTCTATCAACCCCCTCTCGTCGCCGCGGTCGTCCGCCGTTCTCTACGTCTACGTCGCGCCAACTAGCTAACCTACCGACTCGGCGAGTTGGGGGGTGGGTCGGGGGTGTACTGTTTTGGAACTATTAGGGACCATCGCCCGAACCCCCGTCACTGTAGCAGGTGGAGTAATCTCGGTGCTCACCTGCGCCGTAATGACACGGGGGGATTCACGGTGTTTTCCGGCAGTGCGATGATCGACAATGGGACGCGCCGTGATTCTCGTCGGGGGCGCGTAGTCGATATCCAAGGGGGTGGTTTTGCGCGCCTGCTTCCTCCCCCTACCCCTCCCCCCCCGAGTTACGTGTCGTTATCACCTCGGAGACGAGCGACGCATTTAAGGGCACCTGGTGCGCCCCGGTGCGCGGCACCGTTACGCGTTGTTACATTAGCGGTCCGAATTATTAATCAAGTTTTGGCGTACTACAAATCGAGTGGCAAACAGCGTATGTATACGGAATGCACCCGCAAATGACCCCGATCCATCGTACGTTAACGACACTTACCGAGCACGTTAATTCTTTATCTCTCGCGCGGCAggtaaaatattgatttgcaGCGAAGGCTTCGCGTCAAatcgtttattataatttccgaCGGTGCACCAATTTTTCGCCATCGTGATGAAAATTGCGGCGATTAACGATAACTGCTGCGCTGCTTCGCTAAACCGCCTCTTCCTTCGTGATGACAATAATTGGCTGCAACTCGAGGACAGAGAGCATGTGACGAACACGAGTCGGCCGACATCGGGCAGCAAATCGACTCTAAGTGACGCGAGTGAAACCGCGCTCATTTGTCCACGGATAATTGACATCAAGTTTAGAATGACGTTTCGAAGGGCGGACATCGTGGAAGCGATATTTTGGTAGACGCGGACTGTGAATTATTACGTTCGTTCGTTCACGTGACAAGACGGAATGAGAGGCGCGTATGCCTACGAGTACTTTCGCCCGCGACTGCGAGGGGTGCGTTCCAAAAGTGTCTCCAGCTTCCTCAGTCGCATATTCTTCGGCTTACTCGGCTGGAGCCCGATTTCCAATTTCATTAATCTCTCAGTCCGTCAAGAAGGAAGGAGAATTATGACGAGGACAATCGGTTCTGtggcaaataataatatttaaataaaaattaaattctgtttttgttttgtttaaatttaagttctgttcgaaaagaaattttagttcccgctgagaaattatgaaaatgtgtAAAACGGAAAGATGAAAGGAAGAATAGTCACGCGAACTGTTCTTTGAAGAAGACTCGCCTCGCCTGTAATGCGGGAGTACATAAATGAAAGCGCAGTGACAGTTTTAGTAGGTTTCGTGCACGCGAGACAAGCTGCGGCATGTACCTATATAATATGCGGCCAACAAAACGGTTAGACTTGATGAATAAAAGGTCTATTATCGCATTAACTACGGCGCCCGCGATAATTAGTTTTCGCGAAACACGATAACACGCGATACCTTCTCAGCTACCGCTCGCGCGGTTACCTCGCTCGGCTGCTAACCCAAATAATGAGGTGGTACAATTGAGGATTAGTCGAGCCACGCTTAATCCAATTTGTCATCTAACGCGAtcatcgtcgtcctcgtcgtcgtgatCGTCGTGACTCTGCAGGGCGAATTATCCGCGCGTCCGCGCAGGCCGAACGGTGCttgacgcgcgcgagcgaccgAGCGATTGCTGATCATTTATAAAACTATTCCAAGCTCAATCGCCCTTTCAATGGCAGCAACAAAGTCCGATCGCGCCCGCGAAACGCTCGGTGCACACGGTGCATTGCGTCGGTCGGCCATTTATCTCTAAATGCAGCGGCGGGACAATGCACAACGGGGCGATCATTAAAAACGCTGTCGAACGCCAACGCGATGATCTTCCGGCAAAGCGTATGTATCTTTCCAATCTCGCCAATTTCCTGGAAAGAATCGATCACCGCGACAAAAGCGGCGTCAGTCCCGCCGAACAATTGGCCCCGAACTAATTCGATGGTGATCGGAGAGTCGATAGGCGGGGTTGGCGTTGAAGAGCGGGCGATAGAGGTGGCGGAGAAGAAAGACCGGGTGAGACGAATCCCAAAGAAGAACAAGGAGAGTCGAAGATCAGCCGAACGAGGGAGAAACGCGCGCTGCTGACgacgcgagagagggagatcgGTATTGCGGACGCATCCGCTGGTTACGTTCGATTGGCTGGCAGGGCGGTAGGCCAGCAATTACCTAAATGGTCGGGTAAACAATATCCGTGCACCGAGTTAAGAGCCGAGCGGTAGCAGGCAGCAGCTTTCGCATCAGCCGGTCCGTCCACCCGCCGATCGGTCGACCGGTCGTTTGGGTTGATCGTTGTGTTGGTCCTGATTTGATCGCCAACATtaccactaccaccaccagccaccaccaccatcacgactactaccaccaccaccagcaccatcgacgtcgtcgttgtcgttgtcgtcgtcatcgctcCCCGCTCAGCACGAGTCATGAGAGAGAAGTTATCTCTGTGTACCTACCACGATTATACTCTTCATCCCAGACGCGAGAGATCGCTATACAGGATCGTTGGAGAGGCCGCGATGCGCCGCCCCCACACCCGCCGACGATCATCGCCAAACCCACCGAGCGTTTCGCGATCGCGTATACATGCGGCGAGAGCATGCAATTCCTCCACAcacttcctcctcctcctcctccacctccaaGCTTCCTTTCtatccttccttccttccttccttcccgAGCGCGACGAATGATGCCGACGCCGCCGCGTGGATCCGGAGGGAAAAGTGTTCCTCCATCGACGCCGTGCTCGCCGTGCAATCGTTGTGGTGGTTAAATCAAAGACAAACCACTTTAGCCGGTCCGATAGCGGAACGGGGCGGGGTGACGCGGGGGACCGGACAAGGGCGGAGAGAAGCGGGGCAGGGTGGAGACGCGGTACCTGTGTGTACACACCCGGGTATCTGGTGAAAGCTCGCCGCGAAACGTCTGCACGCGGCTCGTCCGCGTGTTCGTGCCTCGTCCATTCAGGCCTGGGTACGCTCGTGTGAGTTCACCCCCTCGGCTGTGTACGTGTACGCATGTGTATGCGTATGCGCGCACGTGTACGCGTGTAAGTGTGTGTGCAGCGATGCGCACGCGACCCACACAGAGGCACGCCGCGTTCTCGCGGTGCGGTTCTCGGTTACGAGCGTGTTAAAgcacgtgtgtgcgcgcaaCCCCCGACGGAGAGTCGGCCGGCACGCCCATTGGCGGCGGACGGGAGCTTTTTGAGCAGCGCGAGCGGGGTTAACCACGCCCAGCCGAGGCGGAACGAACCCCCGCTTTCGCCGTTCCACTCGGACCCACGGCGCCTCCGCTCACGACAGCTCTCTCCTCGGGGGCGCTAATAATACGCCGATATACCACCGATTCTGCCACCATGGCTCTACACGGGACTCCCGAGAGTAACTGCCGCGGTACGCGCGCCGCGTCGCCCGACCAAAGACATTGCTAATCGCGCGCCCATGCCGCGAGGGATATCCCAAATCCACGATCCGCACCCCCGTCGCAGTCGCGGGTAGTCGCAAGTGGTGGGTGCATTTCCGCCACGTTACCGTCTCATCGGTGTCCCGAGAAACCCGCGACGTATCGAACTACCAGTGCCAACATCGAGCAGTGCCGGGATCAGTGAGACGTTCAAGAAGAAAGGGTGTTCCGCGTGCGATGGAATCGCATTCACGCGGCTGATCACCGGATCGGGTTGCTCGGAGAGTGGACCTCCCCGATTGGAGCGGTATACGAACGGTCCCGCGTGCGAGCGTAGTGACTCGCGAGGATGAAGGGTCGCGAGATCAGGTAAAAAGGGTGATCGCCTTCTCACTAGCGGGTAATGTGGAGGATGCAGGAAGGCAGGACCGTGTCGCCTCTAGGACCGGTCGTCCTACCGCGGGAGGAGGCTGACATGCGTGCGGGTCTGTCGCTACCGCCTCAGGAGAGGAGGCCCGTGTTGCTGGTGCGCACCGGCGAGTCCTTCCCGAGGTACGACAGCgtgcggcagcagcagcagcaacagtcGCCGTCGCACTCGCCGATCCTGCGATCCGTCACGGTCGTCGAGAAGGATCAGTACCACGAGCTGGACCCGCAGGTCAGGGAGAAGAGGCCGAacgacgaagaggaggaagagcaggacgaggaggaggaggacgaggccGAGGACGAGCGGAACGCGTCGGCCAGGaggaacgtcgtcgtcgacgaggaggacgacgaggaaccggaggaggaagaggaggaggagggtcAATCGGAGAGGCACCGGAACGGCGGCTACCACCACGAGGACGGGGACGTCGAGGTCGACGTGTGTCGTGAGGACGCCGACGAGAGCAACCCCAGCAGCCCGGTGGACCTGACGGCACCCTCGTCGAGGGTGGTCGCGAGCGAGCAGTTCGTACATCCGTTCGCCAACCGCGGGGTGCATCCTTTTACCTGTGTGCAAAGTGGTGGCCCCGTCGGCCACGGGACGCCAGTGTATATAACGGGGCACGCGGGCGCTACCGGCTCGACCGTGATGACGGTGTGCACTTCCGGTGGCGTGACACGCACCACCACCGGCACGTCGACAGGTAGCATCACCACGACCGCCACCGGCACGGTGCAGACGAACAACAAGCGGTGCCTCGCATTCTCCGTCGAGAATATCCTGGACCCGAATAAGTTTACCGGTGGCCGCGTCGTCCACAATCGCGTGCATCATCGCCGACACCGACGAGCCGGCAGCGTGCACGAAGGTGAATAACAAATTTCTCGTATTTCGTCACATTTCTCGGCGCATCCCCTTAGATCGGTCAATTGACGTTTTCAATTAGGCAGACACGACTGTAGCTGTCACTGAAGCGTTTCGCAGCTACACACACTGGCAGATGATCTAAGAATAACCGGCCGCGTGATGTCTTAAGTGGCCGTTTCAGTCAGATTTTAATTGGTTGAAGCAGAAAGAGCAAGTCGACCGGTAGACTCCGAGTCATTCGTTTTAGATTAAACTTGATCTCCTTGGCTTTGACAAAAAGTTTACCGTTGAACGTGGGCGTGTTACTTGAAGAGAGGATCTTAAAGTCGCgaacattttttacattttcaacatgatagaaattaatacaaaatttgcaTAACACGATATTGCACAgagtaacaataaaaaagacTTTCACTAAACGCCGCATAAATTAAACGTTTACAATaacgattaaaattttgtattaatttgttGCTTTGAAAGGAAAATTTTTCCAACTATTTGTATTGAACAATATCATCCCACATTCGCGCGTAACCGCTTTCAAGTTCAAGTTTTCAATCGCAACGATCGCGAGATATTTTTCCGCGCGTTCGCCGTCTTAGCCCTCTTGATCGTCTCGCTAGTGCTCTCTCGCTTCTTCCTCGTTCTAACTTTAGACGCATAAAGGAGGACCTCTTCTCCGACGATCGCGCAATTTCGGGAGCTGCGGGGCTATTTACGTGTACGACGATACACGCGGAGATACCGACAAAAGTGACGACGTCGAGATGCTTCATGCAGGAACGTGAGAATGAAGCTCCTCCAGTGTCTCATTAGCGTCGCTCTCGATAATATCAGCGCGGAGCGATTGCAATACGCGCGTGCAACGAGACTCCGCGACGCTAATTTACGCGCGAGGAAATTGCTCGAGGAGCATAAATACGGTCAACCAAGTGCGGAGATAGAGACATTATTAAAAGGCACCCTCAAGATTATATACTAAcgactattattattattcaacttTGCGGGTGGCGAGGTAATTAGTATTCATGCAGTGCagattttgtattaaaaagaaggcaggttattaattttattcgcgaatTAAATTGTAACTTCATTCAACTGGAATTAACAGCTTCCCAACTAATGGCGTACCTTAGTTTATCTGACTTTAATAGAACGCACTTCGTCTCTCTGTTTTCCTAgcagaattattataattattacacgcCAATCGCTGGCGGAATTCTCCGTTCCAACGGAGAATTCCGCGGATCATCGTGTTACCGATATGCGCAAACAATTAAAACTCTGGCGGCCAATCTCGTTGCGGGGGAATTTTGTGTAGCCCCTCCGAGCGTGCCCTCGGCACGTTCGAAGGCCGAGGGAAATTTATCGGTGGTggatcgcgcgcgagttcgGTGACCGTTCGCCGCGCGCGGAGGATCCCAATTTCACAGTTGACTTTCGAATTTAATGGAGtctggcggggggggggggcagcGACAAGAGAAGTGGTCCTGCGGACCGATAAGGGACGGAAGAAGCATCCCGAAGAAGGGGTGAAGCAAGGCAGAAGCGGATagcacgacggcgacggcggtggtggcgggcAGGGgaagcggcggcggcggcctgTCGGAGCGTGACAAATTGCTCCGCTAATCTGCGTTAACCAGTCCTTGAACCCCGTCATCGTCGTCCCTTTATCCCGGTACGGGACACCGGGTGCTTGCGAAATCAGCGGCGACGACGGACGGTCCGACCGACGTTCTCCAACGTCGGCCACCCTCAGCGAGGGTGGTGATAGCTGAAGACGTTCTCCACGTAGGAGAGGAGCGAGCTAGAAAGAAGAACGAGGAGGCCGAGGGTGAGAAAAGGATGCGCGCGAGCGATGGATCGATCGCAGCCGTCGAAATCGAGATTACACGATTGTCGGCTCATCCATCTTACGGGGATGGTCGCCGCTTCCCATTAAAAGTGCATCAGACCCGAGCCAATCCGTTTCCACTGCCATCGCCGCCGCCAGCGGGGTCTCCTCTCCCCGCCACCCCCGCCATTCGGATCCACCGACGGAATAATATCGCCGGTTGTTATGATAATCGCGCAGCATCGCGCCGTATCGCACCGCATCGCGCCAAGCCGCCCAGAAAATTGGCTCTTCTGCATCACAATGACTTCtatccccccccctctctctctctctctctctttcccttcctctTTTTCGCGCTTCTGtacgttctctctttctccaatCCTCCCGCCTGTGCCGCCCCGTTGTCGCAGTACCCACGAAACTCACCCCTCCGAGCGTTGCGTTCGTGATCCAGGATCTTCCGCTAGATTTCggcgaaatttataattatcttacGGACGCCGTGCGGAAAAATCCGGGAGATCCGATGATGCCGATATCCCTATATCGCTTTCCGCAGCTGTTACGTTCGTTATGGGAAATGAAGAAATCCTCGTGCGCTTATAATTGGTCGTACGACGAcaactctttttatttttctctttctccctcgatataattttaattagtcTACTTATGGatcttagaaaaattttattttgcaagacgttaaattatatttgattttaaatcGCGCTACTTATTATACAGCACTGCGACTTCAATTATGTCAAATTGTTAAATGCATCAACTGAAGAGAGAATgagaaggagagggagagagagatagaagatACTCACCGAGATAGATTGTGGAAGCGCGAGCCATCGCCGCGAGCGGAAACGCTTAGGGATTTTGTTTATTGCGTGTATCCCGATCGTGCCACTTGTCGTTAAACACTGTCATTGTGTTTAATGAGGAAAACCGAAATGAGATAAGTATTCCCATGTCTGCTCCTTTGTCGCGGCACATTGCGAGCGGACCCCCTCGTGTACCCTTAACGTGCCCCTCAGGGACTCGACGCACACATCCCCGATCGCTCCGCTCGCACGTAACTCGCTTGATCGTGGTTAATGAAGAAGATCTAAACGATACGAATGATCCTGCGCTCGCGGCGACGCTACCCCCCACAGAGCGCAATGACGGAAACGCGATATGCGGTCGTTAATTTCTTGATAAGGTCGATTAATCTCATGTTGTCGCAGCTGTCATGCCAACCGGCGAAATGGCGTTGATAATGCTCCTCTTGAGGAAACGATTCCATTATTCTTCTGGATCCACGCTGTCAAGGATACATCGTACGTTTTTTGCAGACGAAACTCATTCTGAGACATGGATGTTTCTTTGTaaacaattaatcaattaatcccTGCACCGTTTGattctttaatttcattacGTTATACTTAAGACATTGCATGTGAGCTTAgggaa
This region includes:
- the LOC105279050 gene encoding pituitary homeobox homolog Ptx1, with protein sequence MWRMQEGRTVSPLGPVVLPREEADMRAGLSLPPQERRPVLLVRTGESFPRYDSVRQQQQQQSPSHSPILRSVTVVEKDQYHELDPQVREKRPNDEEEEEQDEEEEDEAEDERNASARRNVVVDEEDDEEPEEEEEEEGQSERHRNGGYHHEDGDVEVDVCREDADESNPSSPVDLTAPSSRVVASEQFVHPFANRGVHPFTCVQSGGPVGHGTPVYITGHAGATGSTVMTVCTSGGVTRTTTGTSTGSITTTATGTVQTNNKRCLAFSVENILDPNKFTGGRVVHNRVHHRRHRRAGSVHEDGDSRGEFACGSGQEDEEGTPDTVIEEMEEDAEEEDDDEEIEMRVVDQDAGSVGRENTSGGTTTATANCKKRQSSSSSSTSSSSVQVQNCQGQGQNGQNGTSGGGGGGSGGGGGNSNAGGKPRRARTAFTYEQLVRLENKFKTTRYLSVCERLNLALELQLTETQVKIWFQNRRTKWKKQNPGLDVNSPTVPSAPPHPSPYAPAFLFAAHPHQHPLPHSHAHPHPHAHVHHPPPPVPPPGYYHPAAPPYPPTGPTFFGHHLSATPAATASGPPPTSTPSSTGLALSSHPLPHTHPHA